A single region of the Bacteroides luhongzhouii genome encodes:
- a CDS encoding dihydroorotate dehydrogenase, whose amino-acid sequence MADLSVNIGELQMKNPVMTASGTFGYGEEFSDFIDIARIGGIIVKGTTLHKREGNPYPRMAETPSGMLNAVGLQNKGVDYFVEHIYPRIKDIQTNMIVNVSGSAIEDYVKTAEIINELDKIPAIELNISCPNVKQGGMAFGVSAKGASEVVKAVRSAYKKTLIVKLSPNVTDITEIARAAEESGADSVSLINTLLGMAIDAERKRPILSTITGGMSGAAVKPIALRMVWQVAKTVNIPVIGLGGIMDWRDAVEFMLAGATAIQIGTANFIDPAVTIKVEDGINNYLERHGCKSVKEIIGALEV is encoded by the coding sequence ATGGCAGATTTGAGTGTAAATATTGGTGAATTACAAATGAAGAACCCGGTAATGACAGCATCCGGTACATTTGGATATGGTGAAGAGTTCTCTGATTTTATTGATATAGCGCGAATAGGTGGTATTATTGTAAAAGGGACGACTCTTCACAAACGTGAAGGGAATCCTTATCCACGTATGGCAGAGACTCCTTCGGGGATGTTAAACGCTGTAGGACTGCAAAATAAGGGTGTTGACTACTTTGTAGAGCATATATATCCCCGTATAAAAGACATTCAAACGAATATGATTGTAAACGTTTCGGGGTCTGCTATCGAAGATTATGTAAAAACAGCTGAAATCATTAATGAACTTGACAAAATTCCTGCTATAGAACTAAACATCTCTTGTCCCAATGTGAAGCAAGGAGGTATGGCTTTTGGTGTGTCAGCAAAGGGAGCATCAGAAGTAGTGAAAGCAGTGCGTTCTGCTTACAAAAAGACACTTATCGTAAAACTCTCTCCAAACGTTACGGATATCACCGAAATAGCTCGCGCAGCAGAAGAAAGTGGTGCAGATAGCGTGTCATTAATCAATACATTGCTGGGTATGGCAATTGATGCGGAACGTAAACGCCCTATTTTATCAACGATAACAGGAGGAATGTCGGGAGCTGCCGTAAAACCTATCGCATTACGTATGGTGTGGCAAGTTGCTAAAACGGTAAATATTCCTGTCATTGGTTTGGGAGGTATTATGGACTGGAGGGATGCTGTCGAATTCATGCTTGCAGGTGCGACAGCTATCCAGATTGGTACGGCAAATTTTATAGATCCTGCTGTCACGATTAAGGTGGAAGATGGTATAAATAATTACCTGGAAAGACACGGGTGTAAGTCAGTAAAGGAAATTATAGGTGCGCTTGAGGTATAA
- a CDS encoding dihydroorotate dehydrogenase electron transfer subunit, which produces MKKFILDLTVTENIRLNANYVLLKLTSQSLLPEMLPGQFAEIRVDGSPTTFLRRPISINFVDKQRNEVWFLIQLVGDGTRCLAEANSGDTINVVLPLGNAYTMPQEASDKLLLVGGGVGTAPMLYLGEQLAKKGHKPTFLLGARSDKDLLQLEEFVKYGEVYTTTEDGSHGEKGYVTQHSILNKVRFEQIYTCGPKPMMVAVAKYAKSNQIECEVSLENTMACGIGACLCCVENTTEGHLCVCKEGPVFNINKLLWQI; this is translated from the coding sequence ATGAAGAAATTTATTTTAGATCTGACAGTGACCGAGAATATCAGATTGAATGCAAACTATGTATTGCTAAAATTGACGTCTCAGTCATTACTGCCCGAAATGTTACCTGGGCAGTTTGCGGAAATCCGGGTGGACGGTTCGCCTACTACATTCTTGCGTCGTCCTATTTCTATTAATTTTGTAGATAAACAGCGAAATGAGGTCTGGTTTCTGATCCAGCTGGTTGGTGATGGAACAAGATGTCTGGCAGAGGCTAATTCCGGTGATACAATTAACGTGGTGCTTCCGCTGGGAAATGCATACACAATGCCTCAGGAGGCTTCTGATAAGCTCTTATTAGTTGGTGGAGGTGTCGGAACAGCTCCCATGTTGTATTTAGGTGAGCAATTGGCTAAAAAAGGCCACAAACCTACGTTCCTGTTAGGTGCCCGTAGCGACAAAGATTTGTTGCAGCTGGAAGAGTTTGTCAAATATGGAGAGGTATATACTACTACGGAAGATGGTAGCCATGGCGAAAAGGGATACGTAACTCAACATTCTATATTAAATAAGGTACGATTTGAGCAGATTTACACTTGTGGTCCTAAACCAATGATGGTGGCTGTGGCAAAATATGCCAAAAGTAATCAAATAGAATGTGAAGTTTCTTTGGAAAATACAATGGCTTGTGGTATCGGAGCATGCTTGTGCTGTGTGGAAAATACGACAGAAGGTCACTTGTGTGTATGTAAGGAAGGTCCTGTTTTTAATATAAATAAATTACTATGGCAGATTTGA
- a CDS encoding efflux transporter outer membrane subunit, with the protein MSIRMWGTSLLMFLSTVTAVGQTANRYLKAPLPNDWEESGEVFQQILPVDDHWWKSFQDAKLDSLIALAVDRNYSVAMAINRIAAARANLWIERSNFFPSIGLNAGWTRQETSGNTSSLPQTTDHYYDASLSMSWELDIFGSIRKRVKAQKENFAASKEEYTGVMVSLAAEVASAYINLRELQQELEVVKKNSASQEEVLKITEVRYNTGLVAKLDVAQAKSVLYSTKASIPQLEAGINQYITTLAVLLGMYPQDIRPVLESGGTLPDYMEPIGVGLPVDLLLRRPDVRGAELSVNAQAALLGASKADWLPKVFLKGSFGYAARDLKDLTKSKSMTYEIAPSLNWTIFSGGQLVNATRLAKTQLDEAINQFNQTVLTAVQETDNAMNAYRNSIKQIVALREVRNQGIETLKLSLELYKQGLSPFQNVLDAQRSLLSYENQLVQAQGSSLLQLIALYKALGGGWRE; encoded by the coding sequence ATGAGTATACGAATGTGGGGCACATCGCTCCTTATGTTTCTTTCGACTGTAACTGCGGTTGGACAGACTGCAAACCGTTATTTGAAAGCTCCGCTCCCTAACGATTGGGAAGAGAGCGGGGAAGTGTTTCAACAGATACTTCCGGTGGATGACCATTGGTGGAAGTCATTCCAAGACGCCAAACTGGACTCTTTGATAGCTCTGGCAGTAGATCGTAATTATTCCGTTGCGATGGCAATTAACCGTATAGCCGCCGCCCGTGCCAATCTTTGGATAGAACGCAGTAATTTCTTTCCTTCCATCGGACTGAATGCTGGGTGGACTCGTCAGGAAACAAGTGGAAATACCAGTTCGCTGCCTCAAACAACGGATCATTATTATGATGCTTCGCTAAGTATGAGTTGGGAGCTGGATATCTTCGGCAGTATCCGTAAGCGGGTAAAAGCACAGAAAGAGAATTTTGCCGCCAGTAAGGAAGAGTACACGGGCGTTATGGTTTCGTTGGCTGCGGAGGTAGCCTCAGCCTATATCAATCTAAGGGAATTGCAACAAGAGCTTGAAGTAGTGAAGAAAAATAGTGCTTCGCAGGAAGAAGTCTTGAAAATCACGGAAGTACGTTATAATACCGGGCTTGTTGCCAAGCTCGATGTGGCACAGGCTAAATCTGTGTTGTATAGCACGAAAGCCTCCATTCCTCAACTGGAAGCGGGTATCAATCAGTATATAACGACATTGGCCGTTTTGTTGGGAATGTATCCGCAGGATATTCGCCCGGTTCTCGAATCCGGCGGAACGCTGCCCGATTACATGGAACCGATTGGAGTGGGGCTGCCTGTTGATTTGTTATTGAGACGGCCTGATGTACGAGGTGCGGAATTGAGCGTGAATGCACAGGCAGCATTGCTCGGAGCCTCGAAAGCGGATTGGTTGCCGAAAGTTTTCTTGAAAGGATCATTTGGATATGCCGCCCGTGATTTGAAGGATCTCACCAAAAGTAAAAGTATGACTTATGAAATCGCTCCGTCATTGAACTGGACTATTTTCAGCGGAGGACAATTGGTGAATGCAACCCGACTGGCAAAAACGCAACTGGATGAAGCGATCAATCAGTTTAACCAGACGGTTTTGACTGCCGTACAGGAGACTGACAACGCTATGAATGCTTACCGGAATTCAATCAAACAGATTGTCGCCCTGCGGGAAGTGCGTAATCAAGGAATTGAGACATTGAAACTTTCACTGGAACTGTACAAGCAGGGGCTCTCGCCTTTCCAAAACGTACTCGATGCGCAACGTTCTCTGTTATCTTATGAGAATCAGCTGGTGCAGGCACAAGGGAGTTCACTTTTGCAACTGATAGCCCTTTACAAGGCTTTGGGAGGCGGTTGGAGAGAATAA
- a CDS encoding efflux RND transporter periplasmic adaptor subunit, translating to MKKLMYIFLALPILTGCKEKKSTGAMGGMPTPEISVTKPIVEDITLTKDYPGYLTTEKTVNLVARVNGTLQSTSYVPGGRVKQGQLLFVIEPTLYKDKVEQAEAELKTAQAQLEYARNNYSRMKEAVKSDAVSQIQVLQAESSVAEGVAAVSNAEAALSTARTNLGYCYVRAPFDGTISKATVDVGSYVGGSLQPVTLATIYKDNQMYAYFNVADNQWLTMAMDNQQLPVNLPQKIMVQLGKEGTETYPAALDYLSPNVDLNTGTLTVRANFNNPKGILKSGLYVSITLPYGEAKNAVLVKDGSIGTDQLGKYLYVVNDSNIVHYRHIEIGQLVDGTLRQVVGGLSPQEQYVTEALMKVRDGMKIKPLPDSLPKREK from the coding sequence ATGAAAAAACTGATGTATATCTTTCTTGCACTGCCTATATTGACGGGTTGCAAGGAGAAGAAAAGTACAGGAGCGATGGGAGGTATGCCAACTCCGGAAATTAGCGTGACCAAACCCATAGTGGAGGATATTACTTTGACGAAAGATTACCCGGGTTATCTGACAACTGAAAAAACGGTGAATCTTGTGGCTCGAGTGAACGGAACTTTGCAGTCTACCTCATATGTCCCCGGAGGACGGGTGAAACAGGGGCAACTGTTGTTTGTCATTGAACCTACCTTGTATAAAGATAAGGTGGAGCAGGCAGAAGCAGAACTGAAAACCGCCCAGGCGCAACTGGAATATGCCCGTAATAATTATAGCCGTATGAAAGAGGCTGTAAAGAGTGATGCTGTCAGTCAGATACAGGTGCTTCAGGCGGAATCGTCTGTGGCGGAAGGGGTTGCGGCTGTCAGTAATGCGGAAGCAGCTTTGAGCACTGCCCGTACAAACTTGGGATATTGCTATGTTCGTGCGCCGTTTGATGGCACTATCAGTAAAGCGACGGTGGACGTAGGAAGTTATGTAGGCGGCTCGTTGCAGCCGGTCACATTGGCCACTATTTATAAGGATAATCAGATGTATGCTTACTTCAATGTAGCTGATAATCAGTGGTTGACGATGGCTATGGATAACCAGCAATTACCGGTCAATCTTCCGCAGAAAATAATGGTTCAACTGGGAAAGGAGGGAACTGAAACTTATCCGGCTGCCCTCGACTATCTTTCACCCAATGTAGATTTGAATACAGGTACGCTGACGGTTCGTGCCAATTTTAATAATCCGAAAGGGATATTGAAGAGTGGGTTGTATGTAAGCATTACTTTACCTTATGGAGAAGCTAAAAATGCAGTGCTGGTGAAAGATGGTTCTATCGGGACCGATCAGTTAGGCAAATATTTATATGTTGTAAATGATTCGAATATAGTTCATTACCGGCATATTGAAATAGGGCAGTTGGTCGACGGCACTTTACGGCAGGTAGTGGGGGGACTTTCTCCACAAGAACAGTATGTCACAGAGGCTTTGATGAAAGTCAGAGACGGAATGAAGATAAAGCCTCTCCCTGATTCTCTCCCCAAAAGAGAGAAGTAG
- a CDS encoding efflux RND transporter permease subunit — translation MFSKFFINRPIFATVLALLIVVAGLITLNILPVAQFPEITPPTVQVSAVYPGANAETVAQTVGIPIEQQVNGVDGMLYMSSNSSSSGAYSLTITFAVGTDIDMATVQVQNRVSIAQSSLPEPVVVQGVTVQKQSSNIVMFLTMTSQDSVYNSLYLTNYAKLNLVDQLTRVPGVGAVNVMGAGDYSMRIWLDPEAMRIRNISPQQVYQSIQSQNVEVSAGYIGQPIGQDNNNAFQYTLNVQGRLKSPEQFGNIIIRREQNGAMLRLKDIARIDLGSASYSVVSRLNGKPTAAIAIYQQPGSNSLDVSKGVKAKMEELAASFPKGVSYNVTLDTTDVIHASIDEVMVTFFETTLLVILVIFLFLQNWRAVIIPCITIPVSLIGTFAVMAAFGFSINTLTLFGLILAVAIVVDDAIVVVENASRLLETGQYSPREAVTKAMGEITGPIVGVVLVLLAVFIPTMMISGISGQLYKQFALTIAASTVLSGFNSLTLTPALCALFLEKSKPSNFFIYKGFNKAYDKTQGVYDKIVKWLLQRPGMALVSYGALTVIAVLLFMHWPSTFIPDEDDGYFIAVVQLPPAASLERTQAVGEKVNAILDSYPEVKNYIGISGFSIMGGGEQSNSATYFVVLKNWDERKGKEHTAAAVVNRLNGEAYMTIQAAEVFAMVPPAIPGLGASGGLQLQLEDRRNLGPTEMQQAINALLASYHSKPALASVSSQYQANVPQYFLNIDRDKVQFMGIALNDVFSTLGYYMGAAYVNDFVEFGRIYQVKIEARDQAQRVIDDVLKLSVPNAAGEMVPFSSFTKVEEQLGQDQINRYNMYSTASLTCNVAPGSSTGQAIQEMEALFKEQLEDEFGYEWTSVAYQETQAGNTTTIVLVMALIVAFLVLAAQYESWTSPVAAVIGLPVALLGAMIGCLIMGTPVSIYTQIGIILLVALSAKNGILIVEFARDFRAEGNSIREAAFEAGHVRLRPILMTSFAFVLGVMPLLFATGAGAQSRIALGAAVVFGMAMNTLLATVYIPNFYELMQKLQERFSKKKADDGGGKDAAAQK, via the coding sequence ATGTTTTCTAAGTTTTTTATCAACCGACCGATATTTGCTACTGTTCTTGCCCTGCTTATTGTAGTAGCCGGTCTGATTACACTCAATATATTGCCTGTGGCGCAATTTCCGGAGATCACGCCGCCAACGGTGCAGGTCTCTGCCGTTTATCCCGGAGCAAATGCTGAAACTGTTGCTCAAACAGTGGGTATTCCTATCGAACAGCAGGTGAATGGCGTAGACGGTATGCTTTATATGTCTTCCAATTCTTCTTCTTCGGGAGCATATTCTCTGACCATTACATTCGCTGTCGGTACGGACATCGATATGGCAACTGTGCAGGTACAAAACAGGGTAAGTATCGCGCAATCATCACTGCCGGAACCGGTAGTAGTGCAAGGAGTCACTGTGCAGAAACAGTCTTCAAATATTGTGATGTTCCTGACAATGACTTCGCAGGATTCTGTATATAACAGTCTGTATCTGACTAATTATGCCAAACTGAATTTAGTAGACCAACTGACACGTGTCCCTGGAGTGGGTGCTGTGAATGTTATGGGAGCGGGGGACTATTCGATGCGCATCTGGCTCGATCCGGAGGCTATGCGTATACGGAATATTTCACCGCAACAGGTTTATCAATCTATCCAGTCGCAGAATGTGGAAGTATCTGCCGGATATATCGGTCAACCTATCGGGCAGGATAATAATAATGCTTTTCAGTATACATTGAATGTCCAGGGGCGATTGAAATCTCCGGAACAGTTCGGCAATATTATTATTCGTCGCGAACAAAACGGAGCGATGCTTCGCCTGAAGGATATTGCACGCATCGATTTGGGTTCTGCGTCATATAGCGTAGTGTCGCGATTGAATGGAAAACCTACGGCAGCTATTGCTATTTACCAGCAACCGGGTTCCAATTCGCTGGATGTCTCCAAAGGAGTGAAGGCTAAAATGGAGGAATTGGCGGCAAGTTTCCCGAAAGGAGTTTCGTATAATGTCACTTTGGATACGACCGACGTGATTCATGCTTCTATTGATGAAGTGATGGTCACATTCTTTGAAACGACTTTGCTGGTGATTCTCGTTATTTTCCTGTTCCTGCAGAATTGGAGGGCTGTGATTATTCCTTGTATTACCATCCCGGTATCGTTGATTGGTACATTTGCCGTGATGGCGGCATTTGGTTTCTCTATCAACACACTGACGTTGTTTGGGCTGATTCTGGCAGTTGCCATTGTGGTAGATGATGCGATAGTGGTGGTGGAGAATGCTTCGAGGTTACTGGAAACCGGGCAATACTCACCTCGCGAAGCAGTGACGAAAGCGATGGGAGAGATTACAGGTCCGATTGTCGGGGTAGTGCTTGTACTGCTGGCTGTGTTTATTCCGACGATGATGATTAGTGGAATTTCGGGACAGTTGTATAAGCAGTTTGCATTGACTATTGCTGCTTCTACCGTGTTGAGTGGTTTTAATTCGTTGACATTGACCCCTGCGCTCTGTGCGTTGTTTCTTGAAAAGAGTAAACCTTCTAACTTCTTTATATACAAGGGTTTCAATAAGGCTTATGACAAGACGCAAGGAGTGTATGACAAGATTGTCAAATGGTTGCTTCAACGTCCCGGAATGGCTCTCGTTTCCTACGGTGCCTTGACTGTTATTGCTGTATTGCTCTTTATGCATTGGCCGTCTACTTTCATCCCGGACGAGGATGACGGGTATTTTATTGCTGTTGTTCAGCTTCCACCTGCAGCTAGTCTTGAGCGTACGCAGGCAGTGGGAGAAAAGGTAAATGCAATTCTAGATTCTTATCCGGAAGTGAAAAATTATATTGGTATTTCCGGTTTCTCGATAATGGGTGGCGGCGAGCAGAGTAACTCGGCAACTTATTTTGTGGTACTGAAAAACTGGGATGAAAGGAAAGGGAAGGAGCATACGGCTGCTGCCGTAGTCAACCGTTTGAATGGTGAAGCGTATATGACTATTCAGGCTGCGGAAGTATTTGCGATGGTTCCTCCGGCTATTCCGGGACTGGGTGCTTCCGGCGGCTTGCAACTTCAGTTGGAAGACCGGCGTAATCTGGGACCAACGGAAATGCAGCAGGCTATCAATGCGTTGCTTGCTTCTTATCATTCTAAACCGGCTTTAGCATCTGTGTCCAGTCAGTACCAGGCAAATGTTCCGCAGTATTTCTTGAATATCGACCGTGATAAAGTGCAGTTTATGGGGATTGCCTTGAATGATGTTTTCTCTACATTGGGCTATTATATGGGAGCGGCTTATGTAAATGATTTTGTTGAATTCGGTCGTATCTATCAGGTGAAGATTGAGGCACGGGATCAGGCACAGCGTGTGATTGATGATGTCTTGAAACTAAGTGTGCCGAATGCGGCAGGAGAGATGGTACCTTTTTCTTCTTTCACCAAAGTGGAGGAACAGTTAGGACAGGATCAAATAAACCGTTATAATATGTATTCGACTGCTTCTCTGACTTGTAATGTTGCTCCGGGAAGTAGTACCGGGCAGGCCATACAGGAAATGGAAGCATTATTTAAGGAACAGCTGGAAGATGAGTTTGGGTATGAATGGACTTCTGTGGCTTATCAGGAAACACAGGCAGGAAATACGACTACCATTGTACTGGTGATGGCTTTAATTGTTGCTTTCCTGGTACTTGCTGCGCAGTATGAAAGTTGGACCAGTCCGGTGGCAGCTGTTATCGGATTGCCGGTAGCATTGTTGGGGGCCATGATTGGCTGTCTGATTATGGGAACTCCGGTCAGTATTTATACACAAATCGGTATCATTTTGCTTGTTGCGCTTTCGGCAAAGAATGGAATTTTGATTGTGGAATTTGCCCGTGATTTCCGTGCCGAAGGTAATTCGATTCGAGAAGCTGCTTTTGAAGCGGGACATGTCCGCTTGCGTCCGATCCTGATGACATCTTTTGCTTTTGTATTAGGTGTGATGCCATTGTTGTTCGCCACCGGTGCAGGTGCGCAAAGTCGTATAGCATTGGGGGCCGCTGTTGTGTTTGGTATGGCTATGAATACTTTATTGGCTACCGTTTATATTCCTAATTTTTACGAATTGATGCAGAAATTGCAAGAGCGGTTCAGTAAAAAGAAAGCTGATGATGGTGGGGGGAAAGATGCTGCAGCGCAGAAGTAA
- the holA gene encoding DNA polymerase III subunit delta, whose amino-acid sequence MAKQELTCDDILKELKAKQYRPVYYLMGEESYYIDLIADYITDNVLSETEKEFNLTVVYGADVDVATIINAAKRYPMMSEHQVVVVKEAQAVRNMEELSYYLQKPLLSTILVICHKHGTLDRRKKLAAEVEKTGVLFESKKIKDAQLPGFIASYMKRKGVDMEPKATSMLADFVGSDLSRLTGELEKLIITLPAGQKRVTPEQIEKNIGISKDYNNFELRSALVEKDILKANKIIKYFEENPKTNPIQMTLSLLFGFYSNLMLAYYAPDKSEQGIANMLGLRTPWQARDYMVAMRKYSGVKTMQIVGEIRYADAKSKGVQNSSMTDGDILRELVFKILH is encoded by the coding sequence ATGGCAAAACAAGAATTGACCTGTGATGACATCCTCAAGGAATTGAAAGCAAAGCAGTATCGCCCTGTCTATTACCTGATGGGAGAAGAGTCGTATTATATCGACTTGATTGCAGATTACATAACGGATAATGTGTTGAGCGAAACGGAAAAAGAATTCAACCTGACTGTTGTGTATGGTGCTGACGTGGATGTGGCAACGATTATAAATGCCGCAAAGCGTTATCCCATGATGTCGGAACATCAAGTAGTAGTAGTTAAGGAAGCGCAAGCCGTGCGCAATATGGAGGAGTTGTCATATTATCTTCAAAAACCTTTGCTTTCCACTATCTTAGTGATATGCCATAAGCATGGAACGTTAGATCGTAGAAAGAAGTTAGCTGCCGAGGTGGAAAAAACAGGTGTATTGTTTGAGTCTAAAAAAATCAAAGATGCGCAACTACCCGGTTTTATCGCTTCATATATGAAACGAAAAGGGGTTGATATGGAGCCAAAGGCTACTTCTATGCTTGCTGATTTTGTAGGCTCGGATTTAAGTCGTCTGACCGGAGAACTTGAAAAGTTGATTATCACTTTACCTGCCGGACAGAAACGTGTTACTCCTGAACAAATAGAAAAGAATATCGGCATAAGCAAAGATTATAATAACTTCGAATTGCGCAGTGCTTTAGTGGAAAAGGATATATTGAAAGCGAACAAAATAATAAAATATTTTGAGGAAAATCCGAAAACGAATCCGATCCAAATGACGCTTTCTCTATTATTTGGCTTTTACTCCAACTTGATGTTGGCTTATTATGCACCGGATAAATCAGAGCAGGGAATTGCAAATATGCTAGGATTAAGAACTCCGTGGCAGGCTCGGGATTATATGGTAGCAATGCGAAAATATAGTGGAGTAAAGACGATGCAAATTGTTGGAGAAATACGATATGCTGATGCAAAATCTAAAGGAGTTCAAAACAGTTCTATGACAGATGGGGATATTCTTCGCGAGCTGGTGTTTAAAATTTTGCATTAA
- a CDS encoding helix-turn-helix domain-containing protein, whose protein sequence is MEIKDRIRMIMEREKVPPRVFAETIGVQQSTLSHILNDRNKPSLEVVMKVHQKYDYVNLEWLLYGKGEMMVSHEETSFSSSNSDYLPSLFDENLINSSKEPAIPENRKEMPLRNAENAPKEIVKQEIRYIEKPARKITEIRIFFDDNTYETFRPEK, encoded by the coding sequence ATGGAAATAAAAGACAGAATCAGAATGATAATGGAAAGAGAAAAAGTTCCTCCTAGAGTTTTTGCTGAAACAATCGGAGTACAACAATCTACTCTCTCTCATATTTTAAATGATCGGAATAAGCCCAGTTTAGAGGTCGTAATGAAGGTTCATCAAAAGTATGACTATGTAAATCTTGAATGGTTGCTTTATGGAAAAGGCGAAATGATGGTATCTCATGAAGAGACTTCTTTTTCTTCTTCTAATAGCGATTATCTGCCTTCTTTATTCGATGAGAATCTCATAAATTCGTCCAAAGAGCCGGCTATTCCGGAAAATCGCAAGGAAATGCCATTAAGAAACGCTGAAAATGCCCCTAAAGAGATTGTAAAACAAGAGATTAGGTATATAGAAAAGCCTGCTAGGAAAATCACAGAAATAAGAATATTTTTCGATGATAATACCTATGAGACGTTTAGGCCTGAAAAATAA
- a CDS encoding type I restriction enzyme HsdR N-terminal domain-containing protein codes for MLSLNLPVFDTKINVRNGKNVIFDVIRKRYVALTPEEWVRQHFVHFLIAHKGYPTALLANEVMVKLNGTTKRCDTVLYRRDLSARMIVEYKAPHIEITQAVFDQITRYNMVLKVDYLIVSNGMQHYCCRMDYEHQSYTFLQDIPDYHSL; via the coding sequence ATGTTATCGTTAAACCTACCAGTATTCGACACTAAAATAAACGTACGAAACGGAAAAAATGTAATTTTCGATGTTATTCGTAAACGATATGTCGCCCTTACCCCTGAAGAATGGGTACGGCAACACTTTGTTCACTTTCTTATTGCACACAAAGGATATCCGACTGCGCTTCTTGCCAATGAAGTAATGGTTAAGTTGAACGGTACTACCAAACGATGTGATACAGTACTTTACCGGAGGGATTTATCAGCCCGGATGATTGTAGAATATAAAGCACCACATATTGAAATAACACAGGCCGTTTTCGACCAGATCACCCGGTATAATATGGTACTGAAAGTAGATTATCTGATTGTCAGCAATGGAATGCAACATTATTGCTGCCGTATGGATTATGAACATCAGAGTTATACGTTCCTACAGGATATTCCTGATTACCATTCTTTATAA
- a CDS encoding AMP nucleosidase, whose translation MKTKEEIVANWLPRYTKRNLEDFGEYILLTNFNKYVEIFANQFNVPILGRDANMISASAEGITMINFGMGSPNAAIIMDLLGAIRPKACLFLGKCGGIDKKNQLGDLILPIAAIRGEGTSNDYFPPEVPALPAFMLQRAVSSSIRDKGRDYWTGTVYTTNRRIWEHDDAFKEYLTKTRAMAVDMETATLFSCGFANHIPTGALLLVSDQPMTPDGVKTDKSDNLVTRNYVEEHVEIGIASLRMIIDEKKTVKHLKFDW comes from the coding sequence ATGAAAACAAAAGAAGAAATCGTAGCTAATTGGCTGCCGCGTTACACAAAACGTAACCTGGAGGATTTTGGAGAGTATATTCTGTTGACTAACTTCAACAAGTACGTCGAGATTTTCGCAAATCAATTTAATGTTCCTATTTTAGGAAGGGACGCAAATATGATTTCTGCTTCTGCCGAAGGCATCACAATGATTAACTTCGGTATGGGAAGTCCCAACGCAGCTATCATCATGGACTTGCTGGGTGCTATTCGTCCCAAAGCATGTTTATTCCTCGGAAAATGTGGTGGTATCGACAAGAAAAATCAGCTTGGTGACTTGATTCTTCCTATTGCGGCTATCCGTGGGGAGGGAACTTCCAATGATTATTTTCCTCCTGAAGTTCCTGCGTTGCCTGCATTTATGTTGCAGCGTGCCGTTTCTTCTTCCATCCGTGACAAAGGCCGCGACTATTGGACCGGTACTGTATATACCACCAACCGTCGTATTTGGGAACATGATGATGCGTTCAAAGAATATCTGACAAAGACACGGGCTATGGCAGTCGATATGGAAACTGCAACTCTGTTTAGTTGTGGCTTTGCCAATCATATTCCTACCGGTGCATTATTATTGGTATCCGATCAGCCAATGACTCCAGACGGAGTGAAAACGGATAAAAGCGATAATTTGGTTACCAGAAATTATGTAGAAGAGCATGTTGAAATTGGCATTGCTTCTCTGCGTATGATTATTGATGAAAAGAAAACTGTTAAACACTTGAAATTCGACTGGTAA